The Eschrichtius robustus isolate mEscRob2 chromosome 16, mEscRob2.pri, whole genome shotgun sequence DNA segment tccagggtggcctgtcgggaaggagggcaggaaggTCGGGGGCTGGGGAGACCCACGGCAGCCCTTACAGGCATCCTGCCAGCCTACCCATCTGTGTCTGTAGCCCCCTGCATGTGATTCAGTGAAAGGTGGCCTTGAACAGATCTGAGTGCAAGCCCCAGCACTGCAGCTTcctggacaaattatttaacctctctgagcttcagtttccttcagtAGTAATATCTGCCTCACATTCCcttaaatctaaaataaatgcctcgggacttccctggtggtccagtggttaagaatccgccttccaatacaggggacgcgggttcgatccctggtcggggaactaagatcccacatgccgtggggcaactaagcccatgcatcacaactactgagctcacgcgcctcaactagagagcccgcgtgccgcaaactacagagcccgcgtgccgcaaactacagagcccacgcgccctggagcccgagtgccacaactggaggagagaaaacccgcgcgccacaacgaagagcccgtgtgccgcgacgaaagatcccatgtgccacaactaagacccgacgcagccaaaagaatctttaacttaaaataaaataaatgcctcACACGTATGAGGGAATATCGTCCTTCCTCTCCAGTAGCCAGTGTATTGCTACTTACTTCATTCATCTCCTCTTGTATATCAGTTTTAGTCCCCccgcttcaagccctattcctcTTTGGGGCTCGCATATCGAGTTCCCATCTTGGACTGGAAACCATCCCCCTAAGCCCCAACCACTCACCACATAGCAGCTCTCACAATATGCCCTCCTCTCCACGGCGTAGAAATGCTGGCCCCGGAGCTGGGCCCGGCACGTAGAACACACAAAGCAGCCAACGTGAAAGACGCGGTCCAGGGCCACAACCCCGGCCCCATCCCCGACCACATCTTCTCCGCAGCCACCACACCGGCCTGGGGACGGGGAGGGACAGGGTCAATCTGCACAGGCCGGGAAGCTGGATCCACAGGCCTTCTGactctccagccccagccccacctctcctttcccgccCTGCCCAGGGTCAGCTCACCCACCGAAGTACTCCCCGCTGGGTGGGTGGTTCATGTCGTGCACCAGCTTCTTGGTCAGCCTCTCAAGCTCCTCCTCGGGAGGCTGGCTCAGGGGGACCTGGGAGGTAAGAATCAGGGGCTTGGCCCTACCTCTAGCTCCTGATGCTGTCACTGAGGGTGACCAGGCAATTCTACCCAGAGAGTTCATCGGAGAACATCCCAGCCCAGGGCCAGGGGTGCCCCTCCAGGAGCCAGTGTGCAGATCTAGACCCCTTCCCTCCTTTATTTCCtgacctgcccccacccccagaggaTCCAGAGCTCCAGCGCCCCAGACCTCTGACAACCAGGACGTgaaaccccacccacaccccacccAGTCAGCGTCCAGTTGTCTTTGAGGACCCCAAATCCCAGTGCCCGGGGGCTTACCTGGGACCCGTAcccgcctcctcttcctcctgcagAGCTGGAGACCCCAGCAGCCTCTTCTTTGCCCCCCGGCCCTGGCTCGCGGTGGCTCCTATAGCCAGCCCCCCAGACTTCACCTCGGCCTGGGAGAGGAAAGTGGGGCCCCGGGAGGGGCCCAGAGGCCTGAGAGGCCCCCCGCCTGGGGGGGCCACAGCCTCTCACTGGTTGTGCCACCTTCACTTGCACAGGGAAGGCAGGGCCGGCGGGGGTGCTGGCCGTAGCATAGGAGGCTGGAGTGGGGCCCCCATAGGGGGATGCTGGGAGCGGCGGGGGAGGAACACCCCCTCCATTCGGCTTCAGGGAGCCTGAGCCTGAGCGGTAGGCAGGGGGCTGAGGGGGCTCGTAAGCCTGGGGAGAAACGCAGACCAGAAGGAGTGAGCTGGGCCCATTCTAGGACACACATCCGTAGAACCCCCTACCCCGTGTGGCACCCAGGCAAGCACTGGTTTTGACAAGGGGCCTCCCTCGAGTGGTTGACAACCTAGTGAGTCTTGGTGACCCAGCTTCCTCCACGCTGGTGTGGGCATCACTCACACAGAGGGGGAGGGCGGGTGAGAATTCAGAGTAGGGGCCAGGcttggggggggaggaggggcaggggacaAGGACCGGAAGGGacaggggcaggacaggggagTCACCTGCCGGTCAGGCCGCCTTGGGGCGTGACCTCGACCCCCGTCCAACTCAGCCAGCATGCTGGTCAGGGAATCTATCTCAGCATCCAGACTTCCTGGGCGCAAGCCCCCCCTGTCTGCGGGGAGCCCCTggggatggagcaaaagcagggagAAAGCAAATCACACGGTCTCCTCTCCTGCCctaagcccccccacccccccaatccCCGTGCTCACCTGCGAGCGCTGGGGTGCTCCATGGCACCCCACCCAGGCCAGCCCCCGATCCTCCGGTCCCCCAGGGGCCTGGTAACACTGCTCAGATGGGAGGGGGCAAAAATTGaccctggggtggggctggagtgCTGGGTTGAGGGAAGAGAGAGCGAAGGTGGggttggggaaggagagggtgacACTTGTGGAC contains these protein-coding regions:
- the TRIP6 gene encoding thyroid receptor-interacting protein 6; its protein translation is MSGPTWLPPKQPEPARAPQGRGLPRGASGPPAAHGAALQPHPRVNFCPLPSEQCYQAPGGPEDRGLAWVGCHGAPQRSQGLPADRGGLRPGSLDAEIDSLTSMLAELDGGRGHAPRRPDRQAYEPPQPPAYRSGSGSLKPNGGGVPPPPLPASPYGGPTPASYATASTPAGPAFPVQVKVAQPVRGCGPPRRGASQASGPLPGPHFPLPGRGEVWGAGYRSHREPGPGGKEEAAGVSSSAGGRGGGYGSQVPLSQPPEEELERLTKKLVHDMNHPPSGEYFGRCGGCGEDVVGDGAGVVALDRVFHVGCFVCSTCRAQLRGQHFYAVERRAYCESCYVATLEKCSTCSQPILDRILRAMGKAYHPGCFTCVVCHRGLDGIPFTVDATSQIHCIEDFHRKFAPRCSVCGGAIMPEPGQEETVRIVALDRSFHIGCYKCEECGLLLSSEGECQGCYPLDGHILCKACSAWRIQELSATVTTDC